The Humulus lupulus chromosome 7, drHumLupu1.1, whole genome shotgun sequence region cacgttgactttttCCGGCGCATTAGGTGAAAGGCGCTGGCAAAAGTTTGTGGGTTTTTTCAAAATCTGAtggtacttttgccggcgcaattcgtaGTTGCGCCGACAAAAGTGATGCAATTTTTAAAACCCAATacctttgccggcgcaaccccgaATTGTGCCGGCAAAAGTCACCTTTGCCGGCACAAATTTGCGCCGGAAAAGGTGTTCATTTTTGTCGGCTCAATTCACCAATTGCGCCGGTGAAAGtagtttttgccggcgcaattccgaATTGCGCCGGCAGAGAGCTTATTTCTTGTAGTGGGTGGAATCATTTGAGGATTTTTTCGATATGTCAGAAGAGGATAAGAATGAGTTCCAAGACGCTAGGGATGTGATGCAGCCAATATGTTACGGAACCAATATTAATTGCAATATAGAGGGCAACAAACTCCTCTTTTGGAGGAATTTTCTTAGGTTCATTGCGCACCCTCAATTTCATTCACCTTACAAACCATCTGGATTTAGGTACTATTCACTCGAGAATCGATCTTGTTTATAATCAAAATTGTTTTGCtttttttctcaaactgttcatTATTAATATTCTATCTTAAAACTAATTGGTGATTTTCAAAGAAGTAGCAGAAGAGTATAGCCAAAAAACAAGACAACTAGCAACAGTGATAATGAGAGCAATATCTGAGACATTAGGGTTGGAGCCTAATTGCTTAAAAAAGGCCACCAATTTGGATGAAGGATTTCAATTCTTGACATCAAACCAGTATCCACCTTGTCCAGACCCTGAGAAAGTAATTGAACTCCCACCTCACACAGATCTAGCCCTTATGAATATCCTTATGCAAAACCACGTTGGTGGTCTTCAAATCCTACATAAAGGAAAATGGGTCAATTGGAAAGCCATGCCCAATACCATGATTGTTGGCATTGGTGATCAAATCCAGGTACCTACTTATTACCTACATCCTTATAATTTTGTTTATAATGTCCACATTAGCGATAATtagtaaaatagtattttttaagttattttaCACTTCCCCtacttttaataattatttgaaaaaatgaTCTCTAACTGAATTTCGACTAGTTGTTTGAAATTTAGACCATCTGTCTGAAAGTTGAAGGTCATTCCGCTAAATAATTTCTAAAGTAGGCCAAAGTGTAAATTGACCTATAATTTTAGACTATTTTGTCAAGGGGCTCATTtcattttgtatatatatattatttaaaagtatatgtatttataatatatatatatgttgttgaTGTGGCAGATCCTAAGCAATGGGTTGTACAAGAGTGTGAATCATAGAGCAGTGGTGAATAACAAAAGCACTAGAATATCAATAGTGGCTGTGCATGGACCAGGGATGAACACAAAGATTGACCCAATACCAGAGCTCTTAGAAGCACATGGTCAAACCCCTACTTATTCAGGGGTTTCATACAAAGAATACATGCAACTTGCACAACGCTCCCAAGCCCTACTCAAACCTTGTATCGACTTATTAAAAactaaataataattataattaatttttttaagctCCATCAGCTCACTTGATAAGTCACTatactttcttttattaaaatggGTTATGTTTTTCTACTTTTGTATTGTTATTATGAAATAAAATATCTTTGTGAAAGTAATCATGTAGTTTTTTCGTATGTAATAATATT contains the following coding sequences:
- the LOC133792603 gene encoding 2-oxoglutarate-dependent dioxygenase 19-like, with the translated sequence MRAISETLGLEPNCLKKATNLDEGFQFLTSNQYPPCPDPEKVIELPPHTDLALMNILMQNHVGGLQILHKGKWVNWKAMPNTMIVGIGDQIQILSNGLYKSVNHRAVVNNKSTRISIVAVHGPGMNTKIDPIPELLEAHGQTPTYSGNGSVGTQGQRCKLLDWNGYGNIVAYGYFISNNPKYLVLDALIRPFSMKVGVDFAREPDAFLWSTKESVGIVIAWLADKVTMR